In Myxococcales bacterium, the following proteins share a genomic window:
- a CDS encoding zinc ribbon domain-containing protein: MKDYLIVCPLCQNEIPFDSTQCTFCGALLSPGPTRSTPILKGINCPNCGTKNYSYDRCDACGQLFTKTCASCGKTVALKEQICPECGMSTRKNAAIRRVIAKKKEAGEAPTEARSPKAAYIAPIIVALLIAVVAIFYAAIGRFTGEAKVEKIKPGEAKPIDANGDGKTDLWDIYGADGKVVERRFDENHDKVMEKIVLLDVNGRPRLARLDTNADGRVDQVQIFGRNDAVRIAYHYANPNPNLVSKIEFFNVKGQLSESWSDRTGDGLFDAYERYDATGRLLMEGSDTKQNGYLDLYLVYRGSRQIFQRRYDSDGDGVIEKIESLNGEGIRVSLEEDTNGDGLFDKETLFNLDGTTRWIQLDSNADGIYDSFQSFTAEGKFARSGTDTDGDGKPDEWQ, translated from the coding sequence ATGAAGGATTACTTAATTGTTTGCCCGCTCTGTCAGAACGAAATTCCGTTCGACAGCACTCAGTGCACCTTTTGCGGCGCTCTTTTATCCCCCGGGCCCACGCGATCGACCCCCATCCTGAAAGGCATCAACTGCCCGAATTGCGGGACGAAAAACTACAGTTACGACCGCTGCGATGCCTGTGGTCAGCTCTTCACGAAAACCTGCGCGAGTTGCGGTAAAACGGTCGCTTTGAAAGAGCAGATCTGCCCCGAGTGCGGCATGTCGACCCGAAAAAACGCCGCGATTCGCCGGGTCATCGCCAAGAAAAAGGAAGCCGGCGAAGCGCCGACCGAGGCGCGCTCGCCGAAGGCCGCTTATATCGCGCCGATCATCGTGGCGTTGCTGATCGCCGTGGTGGCGATTTTCTACGCGGCGATCGGCCGGTTCACCGGCGAAGCCAAAGTCGAAAAAATAAAACCGGGCGAAGCCAAACCCATCGACGCCAACGGCGACGGGAAAACCGATCTCTGGGATATTTACGGCGCCGACGGCAAGGTCGTGGAACGCCGGTTCGATGAAAATCACGACAAGGTGATGGAAAAAATCGTCCTGCTCGACGTGAACGGCCGGCCGCGCCTGGCCCGCTTGGACACGAACGCCGACGGCCGGGTCGATCAAGTGCAGATCTTCGGCCGGAACGACGCGGTGCGCATTGCGTACCATTACGCGAACCCCAATCCCAACCTGGTGTCCAAGATCGAATTCTTCAACGTCAAGGGTCAGTTGTCGGAAAGTTGGAGCGATCGCACGGGCGACGGTTTATTCGACGCCTACGAGCGATACGATGCGACCGGTCGCCTGTTGATGGAAGGATCGGACACCAAGCAAAACGGCTACCTGGATCTGTATCTCGTTTACCGGGGTTCGCGGCAAATCTTTCAACGCCGCTACGACAGCGACGGCGATGGCGTCATCGAGAAAATCGAATCGCTCAACGGCGAAGGGATTCGCGTCTCCTTGGAGGAAGACACCAACGGCGACGGGCTTTTCGACAAGGAAACCTTGTTCAACCTGGACGGCACGACGCGGTGGATTCAACTCGATTCCAACGCCGACGGAATCTACGATTCGTTCCAGTCCTTTACCGCGGAAGGTAAATTCGCCCGCAGCGGCACCGACACCGACGGTGACGGCAAACCCGATGAGTGGCAATGA